The Thermovenabulum gondwanense genome includes a region encoding these proteins:
- a CDS encoding sugar-binding transcriptional regulator, whose product MIWNDMERLLSKIATLYYIEGKTQKEIAEQLNLSPSKVFRILNEAKTMGIVQISIKQPIVSCNSLELEFERRFGLKEAIIVNVEQEDKDNLLSLLGQAACDYLKRIVTPADIIGISWGQTLYEMVKQLQPFGVEGTKIVQLVGGINNGQENIEAVELAKRLSQVFNSSPVLFYCPAVVANPEVKKGLLLDNNIKNVLEMSKNATIALVGIGTMEKESLLFKKGHLSSSWHSELLKRNAVGDVCMHFFKLDGTPCNEDLDDLIVGIELEDLKKIRTVICIAGGINKAEAILGALKAKIPKVLVTDKMTAEKILEIEAKGGGQ is encoded by the coding sequence ATGATATGGAATGATATGGAACGTTTATTATCAAAAATTGCTACTTTGTACTACATAGAAGGAAAAACTCAAAAGGAAATTGCAGAACAACTTAATCTATCTCCATCTAAGGTATTTAGGATTTTAAATGAAGCAAAAACCATGGGGATAGTGCAGATCAGTATTAAACAACCTATAGTATCCTGTAACAGTCTTGAGCTCGAATTTGAAAGAAGATTCGGATTAAAAGAGGCAATTATAGTTAATGTAGAACAAGAGGATAAAGATAATTTGTTATCTTTACTTGGACAAGCAGCCTGCGATTATTTAAAGAGAATAGTTACTCCTGCGGATATAATCGGGATTTCGTGGGGGCAAACTCTCTATGAAATGGTAAAACAATTGCAACCCTTTGGAGTGGAAGGGACAAAAATAGTGCAATTAGTTGGGGGAATAAATAATGGGCAGGAAAATATTGAAGCGGTGGAACTTGCGAAAAGATTAAGTCAGGTTTTTAACAGTTCTCCTGTATTATTTTATTGTCCTGCGGTTGTGGCAAATCCTGAAGTAAAAAAAGGACTTTTACTTGATAATAATATAAAGAATGTCTTAGAGATGAGTAAAAATGCGACCATTGCACTTGTAGGCATTGGTACTATGGAAAAAGAATCTCTATTGTTCAAAAAAGGACACCTTTCAAGCAGCTGGCATTCGGAATTGTTAAAAAGAAATGCGGTTGGCGATGTGTGTATGCATTTTTTTAAACTGGATGGAACCCCCTGCAATGAAGATCTTGACGATTTAATTGTAGGTATAGAACTTGAGGATCTAAAAAAAATAAGGACAGTTATATGTATCGCAGGTGGAATCAACAAAGCAGAAGCTATTTTAGGGGCATTAAAGGCCAAAATACCAAAGGTTCTTGTTACTGATAAAATGACTGCCGAAAAAATTTTAGAGATTGAGGCAAAAGGAGGTGGGCAATAA